A single window of Malus sylvestris chromosome 5, drMalSylv7.2, whole genome shotgun sequence DNA harbors:
- the LOC126624519 gene encoding uncharacterized protein LOC126624519, whose product MASHSKWENPNHPLYLHHSDQPGAILVPQPLVEDNYNTWVQSMSMALTVKNKLGFVDGTINKPSEDNFEELQQWNRCNNLVKTWLLGSMSKEISGSVINYKDARQMWTDLQERFSHVNIVQLFHVENEIHDCVQSNMSVSSYFTKLKSLWDERDTLCSIPACSCGTKNEMNSYVETQKTMKFLMGLNESYATVQSNTLLLEPLPMVNKAYALVLRHERQAEVSNGKSTQLETAVFAVNNLSREATPEDKEMRCGKCNKTNHITKNCRAHLKCTFYGWKGHTFDFCRKRKAATETESNRLFSSKGNQVSQSNKQETVPNFPFSQEDCKQILQMLNKNKSSFANQVSNLPSHEELSGPSLGEDDWDRN is encoded by the coding sequence ATGGCCTCTCATTCAAAATGGGAAAATCCCAACCACCCGCTCTATCTCCACCACTCGGATCAACCTGGTGCAATCCTCGTACCACAACCATTGGTGGAAGACAACTACAACACATGGGTTCAATCCATGAGTATGGCCTTAACGGTCAAGAACAAACTTGGTTTTGTTGATGGAACGATCAACAAACCAAGTGAGGATAATTTTGAGGAGCTACAGCAATGGAATCGCTGCAACAACTTGGTCAAGACATGGCTACTAGGCTCCATGTCAAAGGAGATTTCAGGGAGTGTCATCAACTACAAGGATGCTCGACAAATGTGGACCGATCTGCAGGAGAGGTTCTCACATGTGAATATAGTTCAGCTGTTCCATGTTGAGAACGAGATCCATGATTGCGTCCAAAGCAATATGAGTGTAAGTTCTTACTTCACTAAACTTAAAAGTTTATGGGATGAACGTGATACTTTGTGTTCCATTCCAGCATGCAGTTGTGGAACAAAGAATGAGATGAACTCATATGTTGAAACTCAGAAAACCATGAAGTTCCTTATGGGACTGAACGAATCGTATGCTACGGTTCAAAGCAATACTCTTCTTCTCGAACCACTGCCTATGGTGAACAAGGCATATGCGTTGGTCCTTCGACATGAACGCCAGGCAGAGGTTTCCAATGGGAAAAGCACACAACTAGAAACTGCTGTCTTTGCAGTGAATAATCTGTCGCGAGAAGCTACACCTGAAGACAAAGAGATGCGATGTGGAAAGTGCAATAAAACCAATCACATCACCAAAAATTGTCGTGCACATCTCAAGTGCACTTTTTACGGATGGAAAGGCCACACCTTCGATTTCTGTCGAAAACGGAAAGCAGCCACAGAGACCGAATCCAATCGTCTATTTTCTTCAAAGGGGAATCAAGTTTCACAAAGTAACAAGCAAGAGACAGTGCCTAATTTCCCGTTCTCTCAGGAGGACTGCAAGCAAATCCTTCAGATGTTGAACAAGAACAAATCATCATTTGCCAATCAAGTCAGTAATCTTCCTAGCCATGAAGAACTTTCAG